One window from the genome of Rhodobacteraceae bacterium S2214 encodes:
- a CDS encoding 5'-nucleotidase C-terminal domain-containing protein produces MTLAPQRIEIDESATDQFSPIVKLRLLQTTDLHMHILPYDYKTLRPTPQRGLANLVGEIGALRQDGIPTLLFDTGDFLQGSPLADAAMQGPSSDIHPIADAFNTLKYDAVVLGNHDFDYGVEPLSETIKQIDCPVLSANVSTNDDKTTYPNSTIINVETGPSRPPIRVGVIGLTTPVISLTTDDGAPAVSTADPVSTARTVVAQLKEQNADIIVALCHFGIDPDDHIENVAADIAGIEGVDVVMAGHTHETFPLGTTRGGPTIDARNGTICGKPTVMSGAFGRYLGVIDLALERRADHVAIVDQNTRLYRPTEQAEPKAFATVRPLHDATITSLQQEIARTTLPLSTAFSLIQPDLTQYLLSCARQLHMQDILKDTRFADLPFLTTAAPFSTGSRSNPNDFICIPPGPIKRSDVTAIYPFNNTAVAILRNGAQIKDWLEASALLYRPIQKGRQNQVLIDPHVPPYFFDTVFGLTYRIDVSAPPGDRISQIRRHGELVRDTDHFVLVSATNRLEQGHNIPPDDIIHVANENSQDVLIASLKRQSPVTVPCPFVWDFAPLPDTTAVFRTCKEADVSSTDRSLVDNGVDADGFRSFTLSFDG; encoded by the coding sequence ATGACCCTCGCACCCCAGCGGATCGAGATAGATGAGTCGGCAACTGATCAATTCAGTCCGATCGTAAAGCTACGGCTGCTGCAGACAACAGATCTGCACATGCACATTTTGCCGTATGATTACAAAACGTTGCGCCCGACACCCCAACGCGGCCTTGCAAACCTCGTGGGTGAAATCGGCGCTTTGCGCCAAGACGGCATTCCAACGCTGCTGTTTGACACTGGTGACTTTTTGCAGGGCAGCCCGCTTGCCGATGCCGCAATGCAAGGACCATCATCGGACATCCATCCCATCGCAGACGCATTCAACACGCTGAAATATGACGCCGTTGTCCTTGGAAACCATGATTTCGACTATGGCGTTGAACCGCTGTCCGAGACGATCAAGCAGATCGATTGCCCCGTTTTATCCGCCAACGTCAGCACAAACGACGATAAGACGACCTATCCCAATTCAACAATCATCAACGTTGAAACAGGGCCTAGTCGCCCACCCATTCGTGTCGGTGTCATCGGTCTGACAACGCCAGTCATTTCGCTAACAACAGACGACGGCGCGCCGGCGGTCAGCACCGCAGACCCCGTCAGCACAGCAAGAACCGTTGTGGCCCAGCTCAAGGAACAGAACGCCGATATCATTGTCGCGCTTTGCCACTTCGGTATCGACCCCGACGACCACATCGAAAACGTTGCCGCTGACATCGCTGGCATTGAGGGTGTCGATGTCGTCATGGCGGGGCACACGCATGAAACTTTTCCCTTGGGCACAACGCGCGGCGGCCCGACGATTGATGCACGCAACGGAACAATTTGCGGCAAACCCACGGTTATGTCGGGTGCGTTCGGGCGTTACCTTGGCGTCATTGATCTGGCGCTTGAACGCCGCGCAGATCACGTCGCAATCGTTGATCAAAACACACGCCTTTACAGGCCGACAGAACAGGCTGAACCAAAAGCATTCGCAACGGTTCGCCCCTTGCATGACGCGACGATTACGTCCCTACAGCAAGAAATCGCACGGACGACCCTGCCCCTGTCGACGGCTTTTAGCCTGATCCAGCCTGACCTGACCCAGTATCTGCTGTCATGCGCACGCCAACTGCATATGCAGGACATTCTGAAAGACACGCGCTTTGCCGACTTACCGTTTCTCACAACGGCTGCGCCCTTTTCGACGGGCAGCAGGTCCAACCCGAATGACTTCATTTGCATCCCCCCCGGTCCGATCAAGCGCAGCGACGTGACGGCCATCTATCCGTTCAACAACACGGCAGTCGCCATTCTGCGAAATGGGGCGCAAATCAAAGATTGGCTCGAAGCGTCGGCACTTCTGTACCGCCCCATCCAAAAGGGCCGACAGAATCAGGTTTTGATCGATCCACATGTCCCGCCATATTTCTTCGATACCGTGTTTGGTCTGACCTATCGGATCGACGTCAGCGCCCCGCCGGGTGATCGTATCAGCCAGATTCGCAGGCACGGTGAATTGGTGCGCGACACGGATCACTTTGTGCTGGTGTCCGCGACAAACCGCCTTGAACAGGGACACAATATTCCACCTGACGACATCATCCATGTCGCAAATGAGAACTCGCAAGACGTGCTCATCGCGTCCTTAAAACGGCAGTCACCCGTGACAGTCCCCTGCCCGTTCGTTTGGGATTTCGCACCCTTACCAGATACAACAGCTGTGTTTCGAACCTGTAAAGAGGCCGATGTTTCAAGCACCGACAGGTCATTGGTCGATAACGGTGTCGATGCCGACGGGTTTCGATCCTTCACACTGTCATTCGACGGCTGA
- a CDS encoding SRPBCC family protein: protein MNFSTHKDIEAPIDFVFSKVTNFDGYERQALRRGAQVTRVDGAGPVRVGSAWDVAFTFRSKDRNLRATVTNIDAPNELEIDTVATGLNSATVVNLIALSPKTTRVAVTVDMSAKSLSARLLLQSLKLAKSNLNRRFSRRVNEQVAGIAEDYKRST, encoded by the coding sequence ATGAACTTTTCGACGCATAAAGACATCGAAGCGCCAATTGATTTTGTATTCAGCAAAGTGACGAACTTTGATGGCTATGAACGGCAGGCGTTGCGTCGTGGGGCTCAGGTGACGCGCGTGGATGGCGCGGGGCCCGTGCGTGTCGGATCGGCATGGGATGTGGCATTTACCTTCAGAAGCAAGGATCGCAATCTGCGTGCAACCGTCACAAATATCGATGCGCCCAACGAGCTAGAGATCGATACCGTGGCGACTGGTCTTAACAGTGCGACAGTTGTGAACCTGATTGCCTTGTCACCCAAGACGACACGTGTGGCGGTGACGGTCGACATGAGCGCTAAGTCGTTGTCAGCCCGTCTGCTTTTGCAGTCCTTGAAACTGGCCAAGTCCAACCTGAACCGTCGTTTTTCACGTCGGGTAAATGAACAGGTCGCAGGTATCGCCGAAGACTACAAACGTAGCACCTAG
- a CDS encoding microcin C ABC transporter permease YejB produces the protein MGAYILRRLLLVIPTLLGIMILNFGLTQFVPGGPIETIIARMEGGGDVFESIAGGNADADVGAQEDSAYPGSSGLSKDFIEDLERQFGFDKPPLERFLNMMWNYIRFDFGESYFRSISVVDLILEKMPVSITLGLWSTLIAYAVSIPLGIKKAVRDGSRFDTITSATIVVAYAIPGFLFAILLIVLFAGGSYYRLFPLRGLTSANFEELSMIGKVLDYFWHITLPVLASTISAFATLTLLTKNSFLDEIKKQYVTTAKAKGLSEKKVLYGHVFRNAMLIVISGFPALFISVFFGGSLIIETLFSLDGLGRLGFEAAVARDYPVVFGTLFAFSLMGLVVGILTDITYVFIDPRIDFEGRG, from the coding sequence ATGGGCGCGTATATCCTTCGCAGGCTGTTACTTGTGATTCCCACTTTGCTGGGGATCATGATCCTGAATTTCGGTTTGACCCAGTTCGTGCCCGGTGGCCCGATCGAGACGATTATTGCCCGCATGGAAGGCGGCGGTGACGTGTTCGAATCCATCGCCGGTGGGAATGCGGATGCCGATGTGGGCGCGCAAGAAGACAGCGCCTATCCGGGGTCGAGCGGTCTTTCCAAGGATTTCATTGAAGATCTCGAACGCCAGTTCGGGTTTGATAAACCCCCGTTGGAACGGTTCCTGAACATGATGTGGAACTATATCCGTTTCGATTTCGGCGAGAGCTATTTTAGGTCGATTTCCGTTGTTGATCTGATTTTGGAAAAAATGCCGGTGTCGATCACGCTTGGCCTGTGGTCCACTTTGATTGCCTATGCGGTGTCGATCCCCTTAGGGATTAAAAAGGCGGTGCGCGACGGGTCGCGGTTCGATACGATCACGTCGGCGACTATCGTTGTGGCCTATGCGATCCCCGGCTTTTTGTTCGCGATCTTGCTGATCGTTTTGTTCGCGGGCGGGTCCTATTATCGGTTGTTCCCGTTACGCGGTTTGACCTCTGCCAATTTTGAGGAACTGTCGATGATCGGGAAGGTGCTGGATTATTTCTGGCACATTACGTTGCCGGTTCTTGCCTCGACCATTTCGGCATTCGCGACCCTGACGTTGCTGACGAAGAACAGCTTTTTGGACGAGATTAAGAAGCAGTATGTGACAACGGCGAAGGCCAAAGGCCTGTCTGAAAAGAAAGTCCTGTACGGCCACGTGTTCCGCAACGCGATGCTGATTGTGATCTCGGGCTTTCCGGCGCTGTTCATTTCGGTGTTCTTTGGCGGATCGTTGATCATTGAAACGCTATTCTCTCTGGACGGCCTTGGCAGGCTCGGGTTCGAGGCTGCTGTCGCCCGCGATTATCCTGTGGTCTTTGGTACGTTGTTTGCGTTCTCGTTGATGGGCCTTGTCGTAGGGATTTTGACGGACATCACCTATGTCTTCATCGACCCACGCATTGATTTCGAGGGGCGCGGCTGA
- a CDS encoding DNA polymerase III subunit gamma/tau: MSDAPAYQVLARKYRPETFVDLVGQDAMVRTLKNAFAADRIAQAFIMTGIRGTGKTTTARIIAKGMNCIGPDGNGGPTTEPCGECEHCTAIMEGRHVDVMEMDAASRTGVGDIREIIDSVHYRAASARYKIYIIDEVHMLSKNAFNALLKTLEEPPAHVKFIFATTEIRQVPVTVLSRCQRFDLRRIEPEVMIALMQKIAKAEGAEIHDDALALITRAAEGSARDATSLLDQAISHGAGETTADQVRAMLGLADRGRVLDLFDMILRGEAAAALTELSAQYADGADPLAILRDLAEITHWISVIKITPDAADDPTISPDERTRGQAMADQLPMRVMTRMWQMLLKALEEVAAAPNAMMASEMAVIRLTHVADLPTPDELVRKLKDATPPTGGPTGGGRPAPQGGGTTNAMGSTPVPTHSGPSGPSASGAQTAVALAEDALQHYARFEDVVDLIRRHRDVKLLVEVETGIRLVAYQPGRIEVQPTADASTDLVGRLGSRLQAWTGNRWVITVRDEGGAETIAEIRDAAENAIKAEAAAHPLVQAVIAAFPKAKITDIRTEAEKTQDAFTDALPEVDDEWDPFDDE; encoded by the coding sequence ATGTCTGACGCCCCCGCTTATCAGGTCCTCGCCCGCAAATACCGGCCAGAGACCTTTGTCGATCTTGTCGGCCAAGACGCCATGGTCCGCACGCTGAAAAACGCGTTTGCAGCGGACCGGATCGCGCAGGCCTTCATCATGACAGGGATCAGGGGGACAGGTAAAACCACCACCGCGCGGATCATCGCCAAAGGCATGAACTGCATCGGGCCAGACGGCAACGGCGGGCCAACGACGGAACCTTGCGGCGAATGCGAACATTGCACCGCGATCATGGAAGGGCGGCACGTCGACGTCATGGAAATGGACGCTGCATCGCGGACAGGCGTCGGTGACATCCGTGAGATTATCGATTCTGTGCATTATCGCGCGGCCTCTGCCCGCTATAAGATCTACATCATCGATGAGGTCCACATGCTGTCCAAGAACGCGTTTAACGCGCTTCTGAAGACGCTCGAAGAACCACCCGCGCACGTCAAATTCATCTTTGCGACCACCGAAATCCGGCAGGTCCCCGTGACGGTGCTGTCACGTTGCCAGCGCTTTGACCTGCGGCGGATCGAACCCGAAGTCATGATCGCGCTGATGCAAAAGATCGCAAAGGCGGAAGGCGCTGAAATCCACGACGACGCGCTTGCGTTGATCACCCGTGCCGCCGAAGGGTCAGCACGCGATGCGACGTCTTTGCTCGACCAAGCGATTTCCCACGGCGCTGGCGAAACAACCGCCGATCAGGTTCGCGCAATGCTGGGCCTTGCCGACCGTGGGCGTGTGCTTGACCTGTTCGACATGATCCTGCGCGGCGAAGCGGCGGCTGCCCTGACCGAACTGTCCGCGCAATACGCCGACGGTGCCGATCCGCTCGCGATCCTGCGCGACCTCGCCGAGATCACCCATTGGATCAGCGTGATCAAGATCACGCCGGACGCGGCAGACGACCCCACAATCAGTCCCGATGAACGGACCCGCGGCCAAGCAATGGCAGACCAACTGCCCATGCGCGTGATGACGCGGATGTGGCAGATGTTGCTCAAAGCCTTGGAAGAGGTCGCAGCGGCACCCAACGCGATGATGGCGTCCGAAATGGCCGTGATCCGACTGACGCACGTGGCCGACCTGCCAACGCCCGACGAACTGGTGCGCAAACTCAAAGACGCGACACCACCAACGGGCGGCCCCACAGGCGGCGGACGCCCTGCCCCGCAAGGCGGCGGAACCACAAACGCGATGGGCAGCACGCCCGTACCAACGCACAGCGGACCGTCCGGTCCATCGGCATCTGGTGCGCAAACCGCGGTGGCCTTGGCCGAAGACGCGCTGCAGCACTACGCACGCTTCGAAGATGTCGTAGACCTGATCCGGCGGCATCGCGACGTGAAACTGCTGGTGGAAGTCGAAACAGGCATCCGTTTGGTGGCCTACCAACCCGGCCGGATTGAAGTGCAACCAACGGCAGATGCATCCACCGATTTGGTCGGCAGGTTGGGGTCACGATTGCAGGCATGGACAGGCAATCGCTGGGTGATCACTGTCCGCGACGAAGGCGGGGCAGAAACCATCGCGGAAATCCGCGACGCGGCCGAAAACGCGATCAAAGCGGAAGCAGCGGCACACCCGCTTGTGCAGGCGGTCATCGCGGCATTCCCGAAGGCCAAAATCACCGACATCCGGACCGAAGCGGAAAAAACGCAAGACGCATTTACAGATGCGTTGCCAGAAGTCGATGATGAATGGGACCCATTCGACGACGAATGA
- a CDS encoding extracellular solute-binding protein — protein sequence MSLLAGQAFADGHVTVSHAYNEYGDIKYPADFAHLDYVNPDAPLGGEISVSSSGTFDSMNPFATLEGTPGALASAVWERLMTTTSDEVGTYYCLVCETLEYPDDNSYVIFNLRKDVTFSDGKPMTAADVIFTHELMRTQSTPSFQQGITALVESYEALDDYTVKFTFAEDAPARGRIGQMANALVMQKAWFEETGARLDQSSLEVSPGTSEYMTGSIDPGRQIIYERNPDYWGKDLPINVGRGNFDSIRIEYFADTSAAFEAFKAGEFTFRRENSSINWATSYDFPAIENEWVTRKELEDGTLPAATGFVFNLRDPKFADRRVRQAIGLVYNFTWTNDNLQYGLFQQRESFWENDRLKAAGLPEGRELEILESLGDKIDPEILTTEAVLPHTSGDRPLDRGNLRAALALMEEAGYTTGDDGLLIDADGNTLDVEFLETRQSFDRIINPYIENLKRLGVNVTYNRVDPAQYQARTQDNDFEMIFGYWVNGLQEGTGFSQKYGCEDKEDVFNPAGYCSEAIDELGDQIAAAEDYDEMAALVRAADRIMRHEYFIVPVWYLGKNWVAYFDMFEHPENLPEFGLGHLDYWWFNDEKYQALKTAGALR from the coding sequence ATGTCGTTGCTTGCGGGGCAGGCGTTTGCTGACGGGCATGTGACCGTAAGCCATGCGTATAACGAATACGGCGACATCAAATATCCTGCCGATTTCGCCCATCTTGATTACGTAAATCCCGACGCGCCATTGGGGGGTGAAATTTCGGTATCGTCCAGCGGCACGTTCGACAGCATGAACCCGTTCGCCACGCTGGAAGGAACGCCGGGCGCCCTTGCGTCGGCTGTGTGGGAACGTTTGATGACAACGACGTCAGACGAAGTTGGCACATACTATTGTTTGGTGTGCGAGACGCTCGAATATCCGGATGACAATTCTTACGTGATCTTCAATCTGCGCAAGGACGTTACATTTTCGGACGGCAAGCCGATGACGGCAGCCGACGTGATCTTCACACATGAACTGATGCGTACCCAATCGACTCCGTCGTTCCAGCAGGGGATTACGGCTTTGGTCGAATCCTACGAAGCCTTGGATGACTACACCGTGAAATTCACGTTTGCTGAAGATGCGCCCGCTCGTGGCCGGATTGGCCAGATGGCGAACGCATTGGTGATGCAAAAAGCATGGTTCGAAGAAACGGGCGCACGTTTGGACCAATCGAGCCTAGAGGTGTCACCGGGCACATCTGAATACATGACCGGATCTATCGATCCGGGTCGTCAGATCATTTACGAACGTAACCCCGACTATTGGGGCAAGGACCTGCCGATCAACGTAGGTCGGGGCAACTTTGATAGTATCCGTATCGAATATTTCGCTGATACCTCTGCCGCGTTTGAGGCGTTTAAAGCGGGTGAATTCACATTCCGTCGTGAAAACAGTTCGATCAACTGGGCCACATCCTATGATTTCCCAGCGATTGAAAATGAATGGGTGACGCGTAAAGAACTGGAAGATGGCACTTTGCCTGCCGCGACGGGTTTTGTGTTCAACTTGCGTGATCCAAAGTTCGCTGATCGCCGCGTGCGGCAAGCGATTGGGTTGGTCTATAACTTCACATGGACCAACGACAATCTGCAGTACGGGCTGTTCCAACAACGGGAAAGTTTCTGGGAAAATGACCGGCTCAAGGCTGCGGGTCTGCCCGAAGGTCGTGAGCTGGAAATTCTGGAATCCCTTGGCGACAAGATTGATCCCGAAATCCTGACAACAGAGGCTGTGTTGCCCCATACGTCAGGCGATCGCCCGCTGGATCGTGGCAATCTGCGTGCCGCTTTGGCACTGATGGAAGAAGCCGGATACACCACTGGCGATGACGGTCTGCTAATCGATGCGGACGGCAATACGTTGGATGTGGAATTTCTTGAGACCCGCCAAAGTTTTGACCGGATCATCAACCCGTATATCGAAAACCTGAAACGCCTTGGCGTGAACGTGACCTACAACCGTGTCGATCCCGCGCAATACCAGGCCCGCACCCAAGACAACGATTTCGAGATGATCTTTGGTTATTGGGTCAATGGTCTGCAAGAAGGCACCGGCTTTAGCCAGAAATACGGCTGTGAAGACAAAGAAGACGTGTTCAATCCTGCCGGTTACTGTTCCGAAGCGATTGATGAACTGGGCGACCAGATTGCTGCTGCCGAAGACTACGATGAAATGGCAGCTCTTGTGCGTGCCGCCGACCGGATTATGCGTCACGAATATTTCATTGTGCCTGTTTGGTATCTTGGCAAAAACTGGGTCGCGTATTTCGATATGTTCGAGCACCCTGAAAACCTGCCCGAATTTGGTCTTGGCCATCTCGACTATTGGTGGTTCAACGACGAAAAATATCAGGCCCTGAAAACGGCCGGCGCGCTGCGTTAA
- a CDS encoding protein phosphatase, protein MGFEIYEIAVGGGVVALCPMPMFEQDVALVKAWEPDLFVSLTELHEGATATFAAQFARWAHVPVVDFGVPDDGALDGVIAQSVAVIRGGGRVLFHCMGGCGRSGMAVLRVMHVMGVPDALSVLRDVRPCAVETDEQAAWAMRPV, encoded by the coding sequence ATGGGATTTGAGATTTACGAGATTGCTGTCGGTGGCGGAGTTGTAGCGCTTTGCCCGATGCCAATGTTCGAACAGGACGTCGCGTTGGTGAAGGCGTGGGAACCGGATCTATTTGTATCGCTGACAGAGCTGCACGAAGGGGCGACCGCAACTTTTGCTGCGCAGTTTGCGCGTTGGGCCCATGTGCCTGTCGTGGATTTTGGTGTGCCCGATGACGGTGCTTTGGATGGAGTGATCGCCCAGAGTGTCGCGGTTATTCGCGGTGGCGGGCGCGTTTTGTTTCATTGCATGGGCGGATGTGGACGGTCCGGCATGGCGGTTTTGCGGGTGATGCATGTGATGGGGGTGCCGGATGCGTTGTCCGTTTTGCGTGATGTCCGCCCTTGTGCCGTAGAGACGGATGAACAGGCCGCGTGGGCGATGCGGCCTGTGTGA
- a CDS encoding prephenate dehydratase: MSGKIAFQGELGAYGHQACADTCPDYDPLPCPTFTSAIEAVRNGDAELGMIAVENSTYGRVADVHSLLPESGLHIVDEAFVRVHINLLGQKGAQLSEITHAHGHVVILPQCAGFLTEHTIRGVVSSDNAKAARDVAEGNDSSQGALASEMAAQIYGLDVLARNIEDQDNNTTRFIVMARDINRARRGDHGMMTSLVFRVRNIPASLFKAMGGFATNGVNMTKLESYMVGGTFQATQFYAEIEGHPDDENVKLALEELDYFTDMVRLMGVYPRASQRQSS, encoded by the coding sequence ATGAGTGGCAAAATCGCATTTCAGGGCGAACTTGGCGCATATGGGCATCAGGCCTGTGCCGACACGTGTCCGGACTATGACCCGCTGCCCTGCCCCACATTCACCTCTGCGATTGAAGCTGTGCGCAACGGCGACGCTGAACTGGGTATGATTGCTGTAGAAAATTCAACGTATGGCCGCGTTGCCGACGTTCATTCGCTGCTTCCCGAAAGCGGTTTGCACATCGTGGATGAGGCATTCGTACGCGTTCACATCAACCTTCTGGGGCAAAAGGGTGCGCAGCTGTCTGAAATTACCCACGCCCACGGCCACGTTGTGATTTTGCCGCAATGCGCCGGATTTCTGACGGAACACACGATTCGCGGTGTCGTCAGTTCAGACAACGCCAAGGCCGCGCGCGACGTAGCTGAAGGCAATGATTCTTCGCAAGGCGCGCTTGCCTCTGAAATGGCGGCCCAAATTTATGGTCTCGACGTGCTTGCACGCAATATCGAAGATCAGGACAACAACACCACCCGCTTCATCGTGATGGCCCGCGACATAAATCGCGCGCGCCGGGGCGATCACGGCATGATGACCAGCCTCGTCTTCCGTGTGCGCAACATTCCGGCGTCTTTGTTCAAGGCAATGGGCGGGTTCGCGACCAATGGCGTGAACATGACTAAGTTGGAAAGCTACATGGTCGGCGGCACGTTCCAAGCGACGCAGTTCTACGCAGAAATCGAAGGGCATCCAGACGACGAAAACGTCAAACTGGCGTTGGAAGAACTGGACTACTTCACGGATATGGTCCGACTGATGGGAGTCTACCCCCGCGCATCGCAGCGTCAGTCATCGTAA
- a CDS encoding c-type cytochrome, protein MFDTMTMTKAIGGICGTFLAFLLGGWVAETIYHSGGGGHGDGHDQAYVIPVEGGDAAEDVPAGPPFEEVFAAADAAAGEGAFRPCSACHKVDGTDGVGPHLNGVVDRAVGGVDGFGYSGALVAVAETWTPENLNAFLESPKGYAPGTAMNYNGMRKIEDRANLIAYLATLSE, encoded by the coding sequence ATGTTCGACACAATGACTATGACAAAAGCCATCGGCGGCATCTGTGGCACATTTCTTGCCTTTTTGCTTGGCGGTTGGGTTGCTGAGACGATCTATCACAGCGGTGGGGGCGGTCACGGCGACGGCCACGACCAAGCATATGTGATTCCCGTTGAAGGCGGCGACGCTGCAGAAGACGTACCTGCTGGTCCCCCATTTGAAGAAGTTTTCGCAGCTGCGGATGCAGCCGCTGGTGAAGGCGCGTTTCGCCCGTGTTCTGCCTGTCACAAGGTTGACGGCACAGACGGCGTTGGTCCGCACCTGAACGGTGTTGTTGATCGTGCTGTTGGCGGTGTTGACGGGTTTGGTTATTCCGGTGCGCTGGTTGCTGTGGCCGAAACATGGACACCTGAGAACCTGAACGCATTCTTGGAAAGCCCGAAAGGCTACGCACCAGGTACAGCGATGAACTACAACGGGATGCGCAAGATCGAAGATCGCGCCAACCTGATCGCATATCTCGCGACACTGAGCGAATAA
- the nudC gene encoding NAD(+) diphosphatase, with amino-acid sequence MKHAETVTFGGSGLDRAAHERKDVQSLWLDPTVRLIVLWRGKPMVTIDHSKLVTVEVDHDIVADASAEHVYLGRDNGTPVFAIDISAWEPEAFDDTTLDTFLDPSEQAHPTIKDTAVFAELRAIMTHLSPRDAELAATARAIFGWHASHRFCSTCGHLSDFAMGGWQRNCPACARSHFPRTDPVVIMLITRGDSVLVGRSPGWPEGMYSLLAGFVEPGETLEAAVRREVMEESGITVGAVSYLASQPWPFPASLMFGCMGEALDDDITVDVEELEDAMWISRADMHIVFAGQHPVMKPARKGAIAHFLLDNWLSNTLD; translated from the coding sequence ATGAAACATGCAGAGACAGTAACGTTCGGTGGGTCCGGTTTGGATCGGGCCGCTCATGAACGCAAAGATGTGCAATCGCTTTGGCTTGATCCAACAGTACGCTTAATTGTGCTGTGGCGGGGTAAACCGATGGTCACAATAGACCATTCAAAGCTCGTTACGGTTGAAGTTGACCATGACATTGTCGCTGACGCAAGCGCTGAGCATGTCTATCTGGGGCGCGACAACGGCACACCCGTGTTTGCGATCGACATCAGCGCTTGGGAACCCGAAGCGTTTGATGACACCACCCTTGATACATTTTTGGACCCGTCGGAACAGGCGCATCCAACTATAAAAGACACGGCTGTCTTTGCGGAATTACGCGCGATCATGACGCATCTGTCGCCCCGTGATGCGGAATTGGCAGCAACGGCCCGTGCGATTTTCGGGTGGCATGCATCCCATCGGTTCTGCAGCACATGTGGGCACCTGAGCGATTTTGCGATGGGCGGGTGGCAACGCAATTGCCCAGCGTGTGCGCGATCCCATTTTCCACGCACCGATCCGGTCGTAATTATGCTGATCACGCGCGGCGATAGCGTCTTGGTCGGGCGATCCCCGGGTTGGCCCGAAGGGATGTATTCGCTGCTTGCTGGTTTTGTCGAACCTGGTGAAACATTGGAAGCCGCTGTCAGGCGCGAGGTGATGGAGGAAAGCGGCATCACCGTCGGTGCTGTGTCCTATTTGGCGTCGCAACCATGGCCTTTCCCTGCGTCTTTGATGTTCGGGTGCATGGGCGAAGCTTTGGACGACGATATCACGGTCGATGTGGAAGAACTGGAAGATGCGATGTGGATCAGCCGCGCGGACATGCATATTGTTTTTGCAGGGCAACACCCGGTTATGAAACCAGCGCGTAAAGGCGCGATTGCGCATTTCCTTTTGGACAATTGGCTATCGAATACGCTGGATTAG
- the rsgA gene encoding ribosome small subunit-dependent GTPase A has protein sequence MTTTTTTLADLGWTNFYQSQVDIDEVTTTTPARVRGVHRTQISVITTEGKTDLTLEPGMSTSEIAIGDWVLCDPKAALMIRRLDRISTLQRGSDYQHGERQLIAANIDTLFITTSCNADFNVARLERYLALAYDADVTPVILLTKSDQTDDVQHYIDEAQALGPDLAVVALDARDVTETTKLAPWCGKGQTVALAGSSGVGKTTLTNALTGEDGATQGIREDDARGRHTTTGRSLHELPSGGWLIDTPGMRGLGVADVVAGINEVFSEISVLENQCRFRDCKHEGEPGCAVTAAIEAGDVTPDRLKRFQKLRREDAIATETTAQARLRSKKFTKGVKKAVKKKKR, from the coding sequence TTGACCACCACCACAACAACACTGGCCGACCTAGGTTGGACCAACTTCTACCAATCCCAAGTCGACATTGACGAAGTCACAACAACGACGCCCGCACGCGTGCGCGGCGTTCACCGCACGCAGATTTCGGTCATTACGACCGAAGGCAAAACCGACCTCACGTTAGAGCCCGGCATGTCGACGTCAGAAATCGCCATTGGCGATTGGGTGCTCTGCGATCCGAAGGCCGCGTTGATGATCCGGCGTCTGGACCGGATATCGACGCTGCAACGCGGGTCCGATTATCAGCACGGTGAACGCCAACTGATCGCGGCAAACATCGACACGCTGTTTATCACCACATCCTGCAACGCGGATTTTAACGTCGCGCGATTGGAACGCTATCTGGCGCTGGCCTACGATGCGGACGTCACGCCTGTGATCCTGCTCACCAAATCGGACCAAACCGACGACGTGCAGCACTACATCGACGAAGCGCAGGCGCTTGGACCCGACCTTGCCGTTGTGGCACTCGATGCGCGCGACGTGACAGAGACGACGAAACTGGCGCCTTGGTGCGGCAAAGGGCAAACCGTGGCGCTTGCCGGTTCCTCCGGCGTTGGCAAAACGACGCTCACCAATGCGCTGACGGGCGAAGACGGGGCCACCCAAGGCATCCGCGAAGACGACGCACGCGGGCGGCACACAACCACGGGCCGCAGTCTGCACGAACTGCCGTCGGGCGGGTGGCTGATCGACACGCCGGGCATGCGCGGGCTTGGGGTCGCTGATGTGGTCGCAGGCATCAACGAAGTGTTTTCCGAGATTTCCGTTCTCGAAAACCAATGTCGCTTCAGGGATTGCAAACACGAAGGCGAACCGGGGTGTGCAGTAACGGCAGCGATTGAAGCAGGTGATGTGACGCCAGACCGGCTCAAACGGTTCCAGAAACTGCGCCGCGAAGATGCCATCGCGACTGAAACAACAGCCCAAGCCCGTCTGCGGAGCAAGAAGTTCACCAAAGGCGTCAAAAAAGCTGTGAAGAAGAAAAAGCGCTAA